The genome window TTAAAATTTAAATTTAAGCTACCTTCAAATAGAATAATTGCTACAGCAACTGAAATAATCGGGCTATATAAATCACCAAAGCCCTCTTCAGGATTGATTATTCCAAAAATTGGACCGACTAATAATCCCGTTATCGACATAACGACAATTGCTGGCAGACGATAACGCCATGCAATCCATTGTGATCCAATACCTAAAACACCAATTAACATAATTTCAAATAGTTCTAAAGGGAACATCCCATACCTCCAACTTCAAATTATATATAGACATTTTATAGGTGAATGAAAGGAATGTAAATTAATAGAGTAAAGAAATAAAAAAAACATTGGCTCCGATTGATATTTCTCAATTGAAGCCAATTTTTTCTATAAATATATGCGAGTCTTGTTAGATAAGCCATGTCTAGCGTAAATTCGAAACTTCCCGTGCCACGACAAGCTGATTCTTTCTAATCGTTAACTAACTAAGATAAGGTAAGCATAGAAGATTACCATTGACACTAGACCAATTGGAACACCATATTTGGCCCATTCTTTACTCGTAATTCCTAATTTATTTGCCGAAATAATATTTGGGATGTTTCCTGGAATCAACATTCCACCACTAATAATCAACCCTAGTAATAAGAAACGAATCGTTTCTGGGTCCATTGCTGGGCTTATTTCTGCAGCAGCTAATGTTGCATTATCAAGAACAGCTGAAATCATATTTATCCAATATAGAACAGATGGACTTAAGTCAAGCAGGTAAAGATTAACTAATGTCTCGTAACCAGCACCGAGTAATGTTAGACCCATTACGAATAAGTAAATGTTGATCGAGCGGATAATAATTTCCTTATAACTCTCTGCACTATTATCTCCAGTGGCTTTTTCAGTATCTTGATTCGGTTTCAAGAAGAAAAATGCAAAAACTCCTATAATCACAACAGCAACAATCACTTCAATACCAATTAAATCAAATAGATAGAAGAATTCTTCATTTAATTTACTCGTTGTAATTGTTGATAAAGGTTCTCCAAGTGGGGTTAAGACAGCACCTAAGCCAATGGAGAAACATGCTAATATTACTGCTTGAATTTGTGTTTTTCGATCAAGCTTTAAAATACTTACGATTGCCACTAATACAATCGCTGCAACAATCGCTGTAATAACACTGGAAATAAGACCTAGAACAACGATTACAATTGCTAAAAACAGACGCATATTCATTGCCTGACTTATTTTCAAAATTCCTTTTTCAATCGGATTTTTTAACCATTTAAATAATAAACCAGCAATTAATACTGCAAGTGTAATATTAATCGGATCCTTTAAGGCATGAGTAAATAGTTCCCAGTTTAGCACACCAGCTACAATCGCTGATAGTAGACCCATCACAAATAAAAATACTTCTAAATTTTGTTCAACAGGCCTAACAAAGAACGGTAAAAACAATACAAGTAACAAAATAATAATTAATCCAACTGTCATAAATGTAGCCCCCAACCTTTTATGTACTTTTTTTTCTTAAGTTTATTGCCGGCTAAAAAAATAGAATAATAAGTCAATTCCACCTTTTAACTCTACCACTTTTTATAGAAAAAGAAAAATTCCACGAAATGTAGTATGCTCGGGTCTTTGATGAATATGAAATACGGATGATTGATTTAAACCTGTGACCTCTAATGATAGCTTAATTAGAATAGCGAAAGCAGCCCTTATACAATTTCTAAGCTTAGCGCCCTCCCTTCTCTTTATCTGAATAGTCGCTATTCTAAAATTAACAAAAAAGAGTCTGTCTACAAAGGACATAATTATCCCTTGTTGACAGACTCCACCAAATCAAACCGTATTTTATTATAAAATAACTATAACATATCCTTATTCAAATTTCTAATAGTTTTTCCTTTTTTCATTTGCATCGTTATATAGCAAGGCAACCTATATATATTTCAATTCAAATTAACCTTTCCAATTATAAATATGGTAGGATAAAATAAGAAAAGGAGGAACAGAAGTGATGTTAGTAAAAGAAGAAAAAATTCTACAAACCTATTTTGGTTATGAAACATTTCGTCCTGGACAGGAAGCTACAATTGAACATATATTACAGTTGAAAAACACACTTGCTGTCATGCCAACTGGGGGAGGTAAATCTTTATGCTACCAAATTCCTGGCTTATCAATGGACGGAACTGCAATTATTATTTCCCCATTAATCTCATTGATGAAAGATCAAGTCGATGCACTAAACTCCTATGGTATTGCCGCTACTTATATTAATAGCTCCCTTACAGCAGGTGAACAGCAAACACGATTACGTGATATTGCTTCTGGTCGTTATAAATTTGTCTATGTTGCACCCGAACGATTTGAATCAGGATCTTTTGTAAACTTAGTAAGAAAAATTCGAATTTCGCTTGTTGCTTTTGATGAAGCACACTGTATTTCTCAATGGGGACATGACTTCAGACCAAGCTATCGTTCAATTGTACCTAATTTGAAGAAGCTGAATAATATTCCTGTGTTCGTTGCTCTTACAGCGACGGCTACAGAGGAAGTAATTAACGATATTAAGGAATTATTGCACATTGAACATGTTGTGAATACAGGATTCGAACGTGATAATCTATCCTTCCACATCGTTAAAGGGAAAGATAAGACAAGCTATATTCGGTCCTTTCTTCAGGAACATCCAAATGAGTCTGGCATCATTTACACAGCGACCCGTAAGCAGGCAGACACATTACATGAACAACTCACTAGAAGAGGGATAAACGTCGCCAAATATCACGCGGGTATGTCAGAAAACGAGCGTAAGCAATCCCAGGCAGCGTTTATCCACGATGAAAGCTCAATCATGATTGCGACGAATGCTTTTGGGATGGGAATCGATAAATCCAATGTAAGGTTTGTCATTCACTATGCCATGCCAATGAATATCGAGTCCTACTATCAAGAGGCTGGCAGAGCAGGAAGAGACGGAGAGCATAGTGATTGTATATTACTTTTTTCTCAGCAGGACGTACAGCTGCAGAAATTCTTAATTGAGCAATCCTTGATGGATGATGCTGCTAAGCAAAATGA of Oceanobacillus zhaokaii contains these proteins:
- a CDS encoding DUF1646 family protein, with the protein product MTVGLIIILLLVLFLPFFVRPVEQNLEVFLFVMGLLSAIVAGVLNWELFTHALKDPINITLAVLIAGLLFKWLKNPIEKGILKISQAMNMRLFLAIVIVVLGLISSVITAIVAAIVLVAIVSILKLDRKTQIQAVILACFSIGLGAVLTPLGEPLSTITTSKLNEEFFYLFDLIGIEVIVAVVIIGVFAFFFLKPNQDTEKATGDNSAESYKEIIIRSINIYLFVMGLTLLGAGYETLVNLYLLDLSPSVLYWINMISAVLDNATLAAAEISPAMDPETIRFLLLGLIISGGMLIPGNIPNIISANKLGITSKEWAKYGVPIGLVSMVIFYAYLILVS